Genomic DNA from Scyliorhinus torazame isolate Kashiwa2021f chromosome 15, sScyTor2.1, whole genome shotgun sequence:
CCTGTGATACCTGCAATACTCTGTAGTATAAAAAGTGATTTTGTGATAACATGACGAAAGCAAGGAGTTTCTTGTCTTAATAGACAAGAATCTGAGATTAAGAATCGAACACTTGCTGTTTATTAAGGGCTAAATGTTACTAACCTATTCATAACTAATTTGAAGGAGTATAGGGATCTCTGTGGGCTAAAGGAAGTTAGAAATTGAATGGGGCAAATCCATGGCGGGGCTTGAAAATTTGGAGTTTACTGAGAATATAAACATAGATGTATTGTTGCAAAGATTATAATTATGCAAGGCCTTTTTATTTGGTGACAGTTACAATTTTATAGATTTGTTGATATTCTACAGATATTGTTTATCGGCTACATTTTCAGGGTTATAAGGTTATGCTTTTAATTATCGAGCTTGATATAAAATGGACCCTAATATAAATGGATTCTCCCTTGGGCACAAAAGTGTCAGTGAGGAGTAGCATATGTTAAATATCAGCAAGTTCAGTGATTAAAGGAGGTGAGTAATTCGTGTTAGAAGTAAATATTTCAGTGGAAGGAAATCTGGTACATTCTTACAGCTACAATATACTTCCTACCACTGACATTTCTATGTTCCGCAGGAAACCTAATCTCACACCGCCTGGAGTATAGCTTGTTTGCTTACTCCCCAGACTAGTTTGTTTTCATACATGATTATGAATGCACCCGCCAGTTTTACCACATCTGGTGGCTGCCCACTGCAGAGCAGCATTCTAGTGCCCACCTTTCCCTGTCTGAAGGTGAGCAGTTTTACAACACTTGCTCAATGCTCCACACCCATAGCTGAGCAGGAAAATTATCCCTCACATTGTTCTCCCAGGGCatcaaatcaacccccccccccccctccaatgcaGCCATGTTAATCAGTGAAACAACACTATTAACATCCTCCATTCCTCCTGCCCCATAATCTTGTCCCTCTTACTACTTCCCTGCTTCCCTGGACACTCCAATTAAATAATCCTTCTGCATTTGGTTTGCTCACTCCATCTCTGTGCACTCTTcaattctctctcgctctcctgccCCACACTTTGTTTTCTCCCGTTCTCTCACCGTTCATGTCTCCCTAGCGCATGCTCTTGTGTTCTATCCATCGTATGTTCTCTCCATTGCACCTTGTTTGTGTCACACTCTCATCattgctctctctcccacactccctcccatgctctctccctcgtgttcttcctccctcttcccctgtcccttgcacgctctctctctcttgcacatgtTCTCTTCTGCCATCTCTCTCACACAACCGCATTGTCTCCAGGACTTTCACATTCCCACGTGTTGTttcctgcacatttactcacccacgtgttgggcgagattctccactcccgcgccggttaggAGAATCGCTTGGGCCGCCAAACTTTccagcgacgccggtccgacgcgctcccgtgattctcccaagcggcgggaacggtcccgttgagttccgcgggccgcaggccggagaatcgcccgagacacccaaaatagcgattctccggcactcctgctattctcaggcccggatgggccgagcggccaggcgggttccccccggcgccgtccacacctggtcgctgccgtcgggaacagcgcgggaacgctggggggggcggcctgcggggggggggggggggggggggatcctgcaccggggggtacctcaaatgtgggatggcccgcgatcagtgcccaccgatcgtcgggccgtcctctctgaaggaggacctccttccttccgcggccgcaCAATCCGTCCGCCACCTtcctgcggggcggactcggagaggacggcaaccacgcatgcgcgggtgaccccAGTTATGCGGtgctggccgcgtcatgtatgcggcgccgcctttacatggcgacaaggcctggcgcttgTAGattacgcggccccgctcctagcccattatcggggccctgaatcggtcaggataggggccgtttcgcgccgttgtgaacctcgacggcgttcacgacggcgtgggcacttcggcgcgggagtggagaatcccgcccgttgtttcccgctcactcactcacccacgcgtcctctccctcacactcacccacgtGTTCTTTCCCGCATACTCACTCACCCACGCGTTTTTCCCGCATACTCCCTCACCCACGTGTTCTCTCCCGCATACTCCCTCACCCACGTGTTCTCTCCCGCATACTCCCTCACCCACGTGTTCTCTCCCTCATACTCACTCAGCCACGTGTTCTTTCCCGCATACTCACTCACCCACGTGTTCTCTCCCGCATACTCCCTCACCCACGTGttctctcccgcacactcactcacccacgtgttctctcccgcacactcactcacccacgcgtttttcccgcacactcactcacccacgcgtttttcccgcacactcactcacccacgcgTTTTTCCCGCACACTCACCCACGCGTttttcccgcacactcactcacccacgcgttctctcccacatactcactcacccacgcgttctctcccacatactcactcacccaCGCGTCCTCTCCTGCATACTCATTCACCCACGCGTTTTTCCCGCATACTCCCTCACCCACGCTTCctctcccacatactcactcacccaCGCGTCCTCTCCTGCATACTCACTCACCCACGCGTCCTCTCCTGCATACTCATTCACCCACGCGTTTTTCCCGCATACTCCCTCACCCACGCGTCCTCTCCCACATACTCCCTCACCCACGCGTTTTTCCCGCACACTCACCCACGTGTCCGCTCCTGCATACTCCCTCACCCACGCGTCCTCTCCTGCATACTCCCTCACCCACGCGTCCTCTCCTGCATACTCACTCACCCACGCGTCCTCTCCTGCATACTCACTCACCCACGCGTCCTCTCCCGCATACTCACTCACCCACGCGtcctctcccgcacactcactcacccacgcgTCCTCTCCTGCATACTCCCTCACCCACGTGttctctcccgcacactcactcagtcacatatATTCTCTCCTGCTTTCCTCCTGGTGTTTTCTCCCACATACACTGTTCAGAATCATGTTCTCTCTCTCGCAAATTCTCAAGCTCTCTTGTACTCTTGCCCAATGATCAACTAGTTAATATAAGTCTACAATAATTAAGGACAAATGGTCCTCTTCGGCATGTTCTGCATTTTTAATTTTCCACTTCCCTATCCCTTCACCCATATTACTGCTTTTTCATTCATAGTAATATACCCAATTTTTAAATTTGTAATATACCCAATTGTGGATCCACAAAAGTTACAGGATTTCCGCTGGCCCGGAACAATCCAGTTTGTCTCAAATTCAGGTCCCCAGCTGCTAATTTGCTGCCACATTGCCCTTCCCAGTCCAGGAATTATCTCTCGTCATAACCACAGGAGTGCAGCCTGCTAATGATTAATTTCCCAGTTGCCACACCAGCTGTTATGGATGCTTCAAAATTGCACCATATCTATTATTTCTAATGTTCAGCTGAATTATTTGAATTCCTGGCATCATCGCTTCAATCCTGTAATTTTTATGATGGGTTTTTCGGCATGCCTCTATCCTGTGAGGTGGTGACTTACTGAGGGCAGGAACAAGGCAACCAAACCTTGAGCCTTCTAACCCTGTTACAATTGTAATAAAGTTTGACACCAGCAAATACTGCAGATTCTGAAATGTGAAACGTCATAAATGTTGGAAATACCCAGCTGGACAGGCAGCATTTGTGGGCagcaaaacagagttaacattgcaGGTCAACCTATCTTCAAAATTCTAATAAAGTTTGATTCATGTACTACAGGAAACATTGTGCCCCCTTTAACAAAGTTTGCAGTCCAGCAAACTGGATCATGCCAAGATCCTATATCTCTAAAGCTTGGTTGATGTTGATGATCTTCACGACATAGTTTAATCGCGAACACCATTAGTATAGTCAAAAAAGCAAGCTTGGGGTGAGGGAAGAATGTTGCCTGAGAGTAATTGTTTTTTAAAAGTTCTGTATTTCATTGCAGGTGAGTTCATTATTGGCCGAGTGATTAAAGCTATGAACAACAGCTGGCACCCAGAATGTTTTTGCTGTGACCTCTGCCAGCAGATTCTTGCGGATATTGGATTTGTGAAGAATGCTGGCAGGTTTGTATATTTGGTCGTCCTTTTATTATGAGTACAGGATAGTTTGCCTACCTGAGGGTCCGCTGTGTATAACTCACTTGCATTTTGTGATAGAGCTACAATATTTTACAAGAGAAGATCACTTGGCTCATCATGTCTGTATTTTCTCGAACATTCCAAACGTAATCTTGTTGATTTGTCCTCATTGTCTGCTCAGTATCTTTCCCTGCTTTAAATAGTTAATAGCCTTGGCTCAGGGATCGCACACTCCCCTCTGAGACAGAAGATCATTAATGTTCTATTTCAGAAAGCTTGATGGTAAGAATAGAACTGAAGCCAGTCTTTACACACCTTTATAGAGATACACATTACAAACCCAACAACCAAAATGTTAATCTGTTTCCATTTGTATGAACAGAAGTGAATTTCCAGCTGATAACCACCACCTGACTGCAATCAACAAGCATTTAACAATAGATTCATGTCCCACACCAGGGACTTGAAACATACAATCTAGGAGAACACTTTGTGCACTGCTGAGGGAATGTTTCATTGTCAGAGGAGTTTTAATCCAGATCAAATGTTAAACCAAAGCCCTGCTTGCCTCCTATAAAATATACCACGGCACTATTTGAAAAAATGAATGGGCGTTCTCTTAGTTGTTTGTCCAACCCTCAGCCCCTgctctcattacagccttgctccaagcatggacaaaagaggtgaagagagagtgacTGCTCTTAACATCAAGGCAATATCTTGATGGAGTGTGACATCAACGAGCCCTTGCAAAACTGGAATCAggtgaaaactctccactggttggaatcatgcctgaacaaaggaagattgttgtggttgttGGGGATCAATCCACTCAGTCCCAGGGTGTTGTTGCAGGAATCTTCAGTGTAATGTccgaggcccaatcatcttcagctgcttgctTCATCAGttaccttccctccatccctccatcataaacttagaaatggggatgttcactgatgaatgCACAATATTAAGCACCATTTGCGGCGACTCAGACATTGAATGTAGtgagacttggacaacattcaggcttgggctgataggtggcaagtaAATTTGCGCCACACACTTGTCAGGCAGTGGCCATCCCcctgtgacattcaatggcattacagtcactggatcccccattatcaacatcctgggggttactattggccagaaactgaacttgactagcaacataaatactgtggctataagagcaggtcagagactaggaaaccTGCGGCACACCAtttacctcctgacttcccaagcctgtccaccatcttgggcataagtcaggggtgtgatggaacatTCTCCATTTGTCTGGGTGAATGCAGCCCCAATTACACTCCAGAAGCTCTCACCGCCCAGGACAAAGCAGGCTGCATGATTGGCATCCGACCTGACATACAGTGGCAGCAGTAAGGGCCATCTACATGATGTACTGCaagaactcacaaaggctccttagacagcacctttcaagcaCCCAAACTTGAGCACCTAGAAAGAAAAGGGCAGCAGATGTGTGGGAACACCATTATTTACAAGTTTCCATCTTAAGTCTCACACTATTTCCTGATTTGCAACTATATCACATTCATTCTTTGTcagtgtgtcaaaatcctggagctcactTCCtcgcagtactgtgggtgtacctacaccacatggactgcagcaattcaagaaggcagctaaccaaCATTTTCACAGgggtaattagtgatgggcaataaatgcttgcctagccagcaacgcccatatATGCACAGTATATACacagtatatattttttaaaccctGTAGTCCGCATTGTGTTGGCACATCCTGCTTTTTGGGAAGGGGGCTCCAATATTTTGACCCAGTGAGAGTGAAGGCGTGGTGATctagttccaagtcaggttggtgcatGGCTTGAAAGGGGGCTTGCAGGTGTTGGTGTTCTCATgcacctgtccttctagatggtaaaagttgagggtttggaagatgttgttgaaggaggcttgatgagttgttgcagtgtatgttgtggatggtatacattactgccactgtgtatcagtggagggaatgaatgtacaagttggtggatggggtgccaatcaagtggctgctttgtcttggatgatgcagagcttcttcagtgttgttggaggtgAGCTCATTGAGGCAAGGGAACGTACTCCATCACACCCATGACTTATGCTTTGCAGATGGTGAACAGGTTTTGAGTAGTCAGAAAGTGAGTACCTGCCACAGAATTccaaacctttgacctgctcttttagTCACAGTGTTTACATGGGTGGTCCAGTTATGTTTTGGTCAATGGGAACTTCcctggatgttgacagtgggggattaatTCAATGGTGGCAAGGCTGTTCAATGTCAAGggcaaatggttagattctctctggtTGGAGATTATCATGGGTTGCATGgtgtcacggtggttagcactcgGTGTCACAGTTgccagagttcaattccggcctcgggtgactgtgtggagtttgcaccttctccccatgtctgcgtgggtctcctctgggtcctcccggttttctctcacagtccagagatgtgcaggttaggtggattggccataagttgcctttagtgtccaaaaaggttaagtgcagttactgggttatagggattggatgggttgtgggcctaggtagggtgctttatcgtagggtcggtgcagattgaCAAAAACACCCCCAAAATCCCCCagtccaccaaccccccccccaacagtcaacggtaaccaacacCTGACAGTGCATGATAAAcataccccaacaattgtagaacccatcactcgtTCCCCCTGAGAGCAAATTACACCTTTTCCAGGGTtagaaactccagcaggtccccccgccacgccgaggcacgggatggcgaagctgACCTCCTCCCCAACAAGATTCACCtatgagcaatcagcgaggtgaaggctaaaacatctgcccccctcctgcagctccggccggtctgacaccccgaatatgacttCTAGGGGACCGGGTTCCACATCCACACCCCAAGATGGTGCTGAACACTGACTCCAAAACATTCCCAGcttcgggcaggcccaaaacatatgtaaaTGGTTCACAGGGCTTTTCCCAAATCACTCACAAGACATCCTCTACCCCTTCGAACAGCTGGATCATCCTAGACTTTGTGAAGtgcgccctgtacactaccttcagttgtatcagtccCAGCCTCATGCACAAAGTCAAGGCAtttatcctccacagcacctcaccacagacactcctccagcaccacccccaactcttccttccacttcaacttaaccccctccatggacacttCATCCTCCTTCAAAATCCTCTTGTAAATCACTgagccaaccctcccccccccccccccccccccccgcacctctgcCTCCAGAAACGATCAAGCAGGTGCTAATGGGAAGACTTATTTCGCAAAGTCCTGCTCCTTCATATACCTGAAATGTACGCCCACGCCAGCACAAACTTCttgcccaactcctccaaactcacttattgcaccccccccccccccctccccgaaacagatccttcatttccttaaaccacctctcttccctttGCCGGAACCTTGCGTCCATCCTTGTCAGCTCATACCCATGATTTCCTCTAATCGGCATCTCCCCGGACCAAGCTCCCAACCttaaatgctgcctgaactgcctccagatcttcaacatgGCAACCatgtgttataggccagggtttagagaaccccaaagtgtatcatagagttcacctgacccacaaccttgactagattgtggtatggggagcacacggcccattctacaggtgtggtacagcagaaatggaaaagtatgtttcaaagcaaaacaatgtttattctatgaactcaagttaacctttttaaaacaaacagtgaatatcttagcaaccattaattcaaatacaacccccaagaatacaacactaaggaatcctttaagctttccttttcacatccataagacttaaaacaccttttaccagaagcacatcaggttaaagtcactactgttattagttttaaatcaacaggatcgatttacagtctttagtttAGAGAGaggctctaatacaccttctggctgtgactgcagctatccagctctgaaaacgaaactaaaacacaccctgcagcaaacagcctaaaatgaaagtaaaaagctgacagacagcccagctccacccactctctgacatcactgccgtaataaacatccatttcttgaaggtactctcactacagatacttgtacatacccatttataaacacccatttcttaaaggtactctcacatgacacactacTGAACTGACCAAATACTACCCTGGGGCTATCGGGGGTGGAGCCAttgccagcccctgcaaccctgacCCCCTGCAAGAGCCCACCTCTATCCTGAGCCACAAAGTCCCCCCTCCCTGCTCCATCCTTGAATTTCCTCTGCATTtaccacccaataataatacattGAATTTAGGAGGCAAACCCCTCTGCAGTATCAtctcctaatcctagccaccttccccaCCCAGAGAAATGCGGAGATTAGCCTGTCCAACCCCCTAAAAAAACGCCTTGGGCAAAAAGACCAGCAGGCCTTCAAACAAGAACaagaatcgcagcaacacattcttcaaatttattttttaaagttatcATTCTCCCTGGGAATCagggctgtgtgaatgtgtttttTATTGAACTAATCGAAGTGGCGAATCAGAGAACTCTAATTCAAATGCCTAACTGTACAAATTGGAAAATAAATCTGGGATTGTTTTCTGTGGCTTAATATAACAATAGCCAGTACTTCATTGAGAGAAAAACAATTGTTGTATTTTTCCAATGTGTTTGTGAGTTCAAAATTGATTTAGTATAAAATCTGATTGTCCATGTCAATTTACATCATATATGTTTAGTTTACATTTCTGATTCCATGTTCCTTTTCTATTTTACTCTTATCAGTCTTCTGGCTGTTTCCTTTTTATGATTCTAATTTGTTAAACCCTACACACTCTATTGCATAAGTCCAAATCCTAAAACTTCATGATAAATATGACATGTATTAACAAATTATCACAGTTGATCACAAAATGTAAGAGGACAGAAAATGAATATCAGAAAATATTGTTTTAATGTTAATATTTTTAGCTGTGCAAGGGCATTATTCATAATTCAGCAAAAAAGTAACAATATAAATGAGACCAAAGCCGTCTCTTCATATTATCCCAAGATTAATTCGGTCCATAGTTTTCTGTTTCCTTTTGAAAGCCATTTTGTGAGTTAGTTCATGTTTAATCTGTTACAAATGTAGGATGCAGGTTCAGAACTATGCCATCAATGAAAGCCACAAAAATATTAGGTTCCTCGGCTGAGGGGCAGGTTCATTTGCTTGATCTTTTGGTTGAAAGGTAGACCAGTAGGAATCTCAGGAAAGAAAACAATTTGGAGTGGGATAAATTACTGGTGGTTTCAGGTGATTTTAATTTACCACATAGCTACCCTGTTCAGTGATATTGCtaatttgattttatttttggcagGACAGCTGCTGTTATAGAGCTAGGTATTTGGTGAGATAACAAACGAGAAATAATTCAAAATTATACAATACAGCTGACTCTTGAGTTCTTCATTCCTTATCAAATATTGTACTTTATATACCATCTATGGTCGTCGTGTTGACACTGGGGTGAGTTTCTTGGCCATTATATTCAGTTCTGGTCTTCCACACTTTCTCTCTGCAAAGAGACTCCTTAAAATTTTCTCCTACAAAAAAGTAAACCACTGGATCTAAGCAGCAGTTAATGCTGGCCAGACAAAAGAATGCACGGTTGATGATGGCAAGGCTCTGAATTGTGGGTGTAGACTCCAGTTGTTGATTTGCCATAATAATGTACAGTAAACGTGCAACATGATATGGTAAGAAGCAAACTAGAAAGACCGTTAATACAGTGAAAATCATTCTGGAGGCTTTGTGCTTGTGGTCAAGTCGCCTGTATGACTGAAGATGTCTGATTATGCATATATAGCAACAGATAATGACTAGAAATGGAAAAAGAAATCCAACTACCAGAGCACCAGAAGCATAAAGTGATGGCTTCTCCCTATACAATTGCAAGCACACAGTAGTGTTCTCTTGTGCCTGTACAGTTTGAGTGGTCACTGCAAGCTGAAAGGTTCCTAATACAGCAGTTACCCACACGGTTGCACTGATTATTTTTGCATAGCGAACTTTTCGAAAGTTGAGAGATCGCACAGGGTGCACAATTGCCAGGTAACGATCAATACTGATGCAGGTCAGGAAGTAGACACTGCTGTACAAATCGAGGTGAAAAAGAAAGCCAGTGATTCTGCAGGCTATCTCCCCAAATGGCCAGTGGCTTTGAAGTATATGATAGGTAATGCGTAACGGTAAAGTCAGAATGAGGCATAGGTCAGCAACTGCAAGATTCAACATATAAATGCTGGTTATAGTTTTGGTTTTCATACGACTGCAGAAGACCCACACAGAGATGCTATTCTGAATTAACCCAGCTGTAAATACAGTGCTGTAGATAACAATGTAAATCAGTCTTTCAGCTGCTGCAACTGTTAGATTGAAATTGGGTTCCATTGCCAGCTGTAACTTTGTGGTCGCTGTAGTAGTGTTCTTCCAGTGCAGAGAATCATGAGCCATGATTCTTTCCAACTGTTGTAGATTGTAATTAAGAACAAGGTTATTTCTCCACCTGGAAAGATCTTCAAAATCTgtgcattttcattttttttttaaacttaaaaacttTCTTCCTCTAGTGCTTTATACATGAGCATTAAATTCTGCAGAAATGGAAGAAGAACCAAACGAAGATTAAAAACTTATAATGATAGATATTCATATTTTCATATGCAAAGCTATTGAAAATCTATAATTATTGAAAATCTATAATTAGATACAAAAATGATCACTGAAGAACAAAGGTTACTTTTTACACATTTGACAATAGGCAGACTTAAACTTTTCCCAGTTGCGGCATATAGTACTCACAGTTTGTTGGGTGTAATCTACAACTTTTCGAAGAGCGATCAGTCCAATACAACTCCTGCCCTATTTTGTGAATATAACTCTGTCCCTTTATGCAGCAGTGTCAAGGTATGTAGCAGCTGTGAGTTGCTGCGCTGACTATGAATTCCGTCTACTATATTTAAGGAAGCAGTTTCAATACCACATTTTAAAATCTGCTTTACATCAACAGTGTTGATTATGCAGGAAGCACTTCCTCTGGGAACACCGTTCCATGTAGTGATGTCTTCCCGTAAGGAATAGCATCTCCATCAAAAGTCTCAAATAGAAACTTCCTTTTCCTAACTATAGACTGTATCCTTTAGCAATTTGAGAGCATGTATTTTACAACATatttcctttcttttctttttcctgtgGTACCAAATAAAGCTTCGTAATAAACTGGGGTTCCTGTTGGCTACAATAAATATTAATTATATGTAATATGTTTATTAAGATGAACATTTGGAATTTGTTTTAATAAAGACCATAACTAAAACAAGGTTCAAATTCCTGACAAACCAAGTCCTGTGTGTGAATCCCTCAAGATTTCTTCTGGTTTTATTAATTTTGAGAAATGAAACGAGGAAAAAGGTCCTGAAAATATTGAAATGAAAGACAGAACACACAAACTAAAGTTCATTAAATTATTTCTCAAAACTACAATTTGATTATTTCGCAAACAATCCTGGAATAAACATGTGCATTTGCTAAGTGAACTATCTTGTGTCCTAATCTGCATCTTAGGCTATCGTGCatgattgaagtgttaatgtatgaCGTTAATGTTTTAAGACTTGCTCCAGCCATGTGGTGTCTTTCAGCAGCTATAGAGATAGAGGATTAAGCCTGGAAGTCAGCATACCTTGATTCAAATCTCTTAAGATCAGCTCACGAGATCTTTGCACCGATTTTTTGATTTGCACCGTTTCCCATCTGCAAAATCCTGTATCAAGAAAGTGTCACAAAATTCAGACTTAAATATTCTTTGAACTAATCAACATTTTGAATATTTTATTAGAATTTTGAATTAAAGTTATTAGTTTTAATTAAGCTATTACTAATATGTACCTGTGCTGATGTGGATCAGCTGTAGATTGTGATTTTGTGTTTGTCTGATGTAACAGTTCCGATATCTGATGTTTACTGCGTGTTATCATATTCTGACTTGATCTTGGTGCAGATGGATGTTACCAAACTTCAGTACTTACCTATTCTGCTTCATTTATTTGAAAACATTCTCTGGCCCTGTGAAAAATGTATTGTTTTCAGTATTGTTCATTTAATTGGATTTATCACATGTTTGTGATGTGTGCATTCACATTGCAAATTCTTTCTTCTTCCCTGAAGCTGTGGACACATTGCTGCAGTAAATATCagaagtgctattcacttgtgatgGAAGTATCTAGGACACTGGATAATGGTCAGGAGTAAAACTCTTGGCCCATttgttcccccacccctccccatcatccAGTCTTAGTGTTGCACCGTAACACAGCCTTAGTGGAGATCAACTAACCCAGCATAGACTGCATCTTCTAATGCTTCCGTCCCTCACTAAATCACTGAAGCATCAGAAGAATACAATTAATGTGTTTTAAAGACTTAAATTCTT
This window encodes:
- the LOC140391801 gene encoding uracil nucleotide/cysteinyl leukotriene receptor-like, producing the protein MAHDSLHWKNTTTATTKLQLAMEPNFNLTVAAAERLIYIVIYSTVFTAGLIQNSISVWVFCSRMKTKTITSIYMLNLAVADLCLILTLPLRITYHILQSHWPFGEIACRITGFLFHLDLYSSVYFLTCISIDRYLAIVHPVRSLNFRKVRYAKIISATVWVTAVLGTFQLAVTTQTVQAQENTTVCLQLYREKPSLYASGALVVGFLFPFLVIICCYICIIRHLQSYRRLDHKHKASRMIFTVLTVFLVCFLPYHVARLLYIIMANQQLESTPTIQSLAIINRAFFCLASINCCLDPVVYFFVGENFKESLCREKVWKTRTEYNGQETHPSVNTTTIDGI